One segment of Platichthys flesus chromosome 15, fPlaFle2.1, whole genome shotgun sequence DNA contains the following:
- the timm22 gene encoding mitochondrial import inner membrane translocase subunit Tim22 gives MAASTGAADAAASDPQGPGPAAPGLDTIQYSLMLEHLIGDKRPLKELSPGVMGGLPMPMKSDEQKMIERGMESCAFKSVLACVGGFVLGGAFGVFTAGIDTNVGFDPKDPLRTPTAREVLKDMGSRGMSYAKNFAIVGAMFSCTECVIESHRGKSDWKNAVYSGCVTGGAIGFRAGLKAGALGCGGFAAFSAAIEYYWR, from the exons ATGGCCGCCTCCACGGGAGCTGCGGACGCTGCTGCCTCCGACCCGCAAGGTCCGGGCCCGGCTGCTCCGGGTCTGGACACCATCCAGTACAGCCTGATGCTGGAGCACCTGATCGGGGACAAGCGGCCGCTGAAGGAGCTGAGCCCCGGGGTGATGGGGGGGCTGCCGATGCCTATGAAGAGCGACGAGCAGAAGATGATCGAGAGAGGAATGGAGAGCTGCGCCTTCAAGTCCGTGCTGGCCTGTGTGGGAG GGTTCGTTCTTGGAGGAGCATTTGGTGTTTTCACTGCCGGCATCGACACCAACGTGGGCTTCGATCCTAAAGACCCCCTGAGAACTCCGACAGCTCGAGAAGTCCTCAAAGACATGGGCTCGAGGGGCATGTCCTACGCCAAGAACTTTGCCATCGTAGGCGCCATGTTCTCCTGCACAGAGTGCGTCATAGAATCA CATCGGGGTAAATCTGACTGGAAGAACGCAGTGTACAGCGGCTGCGTAACAGGAGGAGCGATTGGATTCCGTG CTGGTCTGAAAGCTGGGGCCCTGGGGTGCGGAGGTTTTGCTGCGTTCTCCGCTGCCATTGAATATTACTGGCGGTGA